One window of the Enterobacter huaxiensis genome contains the following:
- the cysE gene encoding serine O-acetyltransferase: MPCEELDIVWNNIKAEARALADCEPMLASFYHATLLKHEDLGSALSYMLANKLASSIMPAIAIREVVEEAYAADPEMIASAACDIQAVRTRDPAVDKYSTPLLYLKGFHALQAYRIGHWLWNEGRRALAIFLQNQVSVTFQVDIHPAAKIGRGIMLDHATGIVVGETAVIEDDVSILQSVTLGGTGKTSGDRHPKIREGVMIGAGAKILGNIEVGRGAKIGAGSVVLQPVPPHTTAAGVPARIVGKPDSDKPSMDMDQHFNGIHHTFEYGDGI; encoded by the coding sequence ATGCCGTGTGAAGAACTGGATATCGTCTGGAACAATATTAAAGCCGAAGCTCGGGCTTTGGCTGACTGCGAGCCTATGCTGGCCAGTTTCTACCACGCGACGCTACTCAAGCACGAAGACCTTGGCAGCGCCCTGAGCTATATGCTCGCCAATAAGCTAGCTTCATCCATCATGCCTGCTATCGCCATTCGTGAGGTGGTGGAAGAGGCCTATGCCGCAGACCCGGAAATGATCGCCTCAGCCGCTTGTGATATCCAGGCCGTGCGCACGCGTGACCCGGCGGTTGATAAATACTCAACACCGCTGCTGTACCTGAAGGGCTTCCATGCGCTTCAGGCTTACCGCATCGGCCACTGGTTATGGAATGAAGGCCGTCGCGCGCTGGCGATCTTCCTGCAAAATCAGGTCTCCGTGACCTTCCAGGTGGACATTCACCCGGCGGCGAAAATTGGCCGCGGGATCATGCTCGACCACGCCACCGGCATCGTTGTAGGTGAAACGGCAGTGATTGAAGATGACGTCTCGATCCTGCAGTCGGTAACCCTGGGAGGCACCGGTAAGACCAGCGGCGATCGCCATCCGAAGATCCGTGAAGGGGTGATGATTGGCGCCGGTGCGAAGATCCTCGGTAATATTGAAGTCGGGCGTGGCGCGAAAATTGGTGCGGGTTCGGTTGTGCTGCAGCCTGTACCTCCGCATACCACCGCGGCCGGCGTGCCGGCGCGCATCGTTGGGAAGCCAGACAGCGATAAGCCGTCGATGGACATGGATCAGCATTTCAATGGCATTCACCATACGTTTGAGTATGGCGACGGCATCTAA
- the gppA gene encoding guanosine-5'-triphosphate,3'-diphosphate diphosphatase, giving the protein MLSSTSLYAAIDLGSNSFHMLVVREVAGSIQTLTRIKRKVRLAAGLSSDNQLSPEAMERGWQCLRLFAERLQDIPPTQIRVVATATLRLAVNAVDFIAKAQEILGCPVQVISGEEEARLIYQGVAHTTGGDDRRLVVDIGGASTELVTGTGAQATSLFSLSMGCVTWLERYFTDRNLAQEHFDAAENAAREVLRPVMDDLRYHGWKVCVGASGTVQALQEIMMAQGMDERITLAKLQQLKQRAIQCGRLEELEIEGLTLERALVFPSGLAILIAIFTELNIQCMTLAGGALREGLVYGMLHLSVDQDIRSRTLRNVQRRFMVDSDQANRVAQLASYFADQVANCWDLEPLSRDLLLSACALHEVGLSIDFKQAPAHAAYLVRNLDLPGYTPAQKKLLATLLLNQTNAVDLSSLHQQNAVPPRVAEHLCRLLRLAILFASRRRDDLLPAISLVAEDERLSLTLPTNWLDHHPLGAELIEQECQWQSYVHWALEVK; this is encoded by the coding sequence ATGCTCAGCTCCACCTCGCTCTATGCGGCAATCGATCTCGGTTCCAACAGTTTTCATATGCTGGTTGTGCGCGAGGTGGCAGGAAGCATACAGACGCTGACGCGCATTAAGCGCAAGGTCCGCCTCGCGGCGGGCCTGAGCAGCGATAATCAGCTCTCCCCCGAAGCCATGGAACGTGGCTGGCAGTGTCTGCGCCTCTTTGCGGAACGCTTGCAGGATATCCCCCCTACACAAATTCGCGTTGTCGCCACGGCGACACTCCGCCTGGCGGTAAACGCCGTGGATTTTATTGCCAAAGCGCAGGAAATTCTCGGTTGCCCGGTGCAGGTGATCAGCGGTGAAGAAGAAGCGCGCCTGATTTATCAGGGCGTTGCGCACACTACGGGTGGCGACGATCGCCGTCTGGTCGTCGATATCGGCGGTGCCAGTACCGAACTGGTAACGGGTACGGGTGCGCAAGCGACGTCGCTGTTCAGCCTGTCGATGGGCTGTGTCACCTGGCTTGAACGTTATTTCACTGACCGCAATCTCGCTCAGGAGCATTTCGACGCGGCTGAAAACGCCGCTCGCGAGGTGCTGCGTCCGGTCATGGACGACCTGCGCTACCACGGCTGGAAAGTGTGCGTCGGCGCGTCCGGAACCGTACAGGCATTGCAGGAAATCATGATGGCGCAGGGGATGGATGAGCGGATCACGCTTGCCAAACTGCAGCAGCTGAAACAGCGCGCCATTCAGTGCGGACGGCTGGAAGAGCTGGAAATTGAAGGGCTGACGCTTGAACGCGCGCTGGTCTTCCCCAGCGGGCTTGCCATTCTGATTGCCATTTTCACCGAGCTGAACATCCAGTGTATGACCCTGGCCGGCGGCGCGCTGCGCGAAGGCCTGGTCTACGGAATGCTGCATCTGTCGGTTGATCAGGACATCCGAAGCCGCACGCTGCGCAACGTGCAGCGTCGTTTTATGGTTGATAGCGATCAGGCCAACCGCGTGGCACAGCTGGCGTCTTATTTCGCCGATCAGGTCGCAAACTGCTGGGATCTGGAACCGTTAAGCCGGGATTTACTGCTTAGCGCCTGTGCACTGCATGAAGTGGGTTTGAGCATCGATTTTAAGCAGGCGCCGGCTCACGCGGCCTATCTGGTACGGAATCTCGACCTGCCGGGCTATACGCCCGCGCAAAAAAAGCTCCTCGCGACCCTGCTACTCAATCAGACCAACGCTGTAGACCTCTCCTCGCTGCATCAGCAAAACGCCGTGCCGCCGCGCGTGGCCGAGCATTTGTGTCGTTTACTTCGTCTGGCGATCCTGTTTGCCAGCCGTCGTCGCGACGATTTGCTGCCCGCCATAAGCCTGGTAGCGGAAGATGAACGACTTTCACTGACCCTTCCGACAAACTGGCTGGATCATCACCCGCTTGGCGCGGAGTTGATCGAGCAGGAGTGCCAGTGGCAGAGCTATGTGCACTGGGCGCTTGAGGTAAAGTAA
- the rep gene encoding DNA helicase Rep — protein MRLNPGQQQAVEFVTGPCLVLAGAGSGKTRVITNKIAHLIRECGYQARHIAAVTFTNKAAREMKERVGQTLGRKEARGLMISTFHTLGLDIIKREYAALGMKSNFSLFDDTDQVALLKDLTEGLIEDDKVLLQQLISTISNWKNDLMTPAQAAASAKGERDRIFAHCYSLYDAHMKACNVLDFDDLILLPTLLLQRNEEVRERWQNKIRYLLVDEYQDTNTSQYELVKLLVGQRARFTVVGDDDQSIYSWRGARPQNLVLLSKDFPALQVIKLEQNYRSSGRILKAANILIANNPHVFEKRLFSELGYGTELKVLSANNEEHEAERVTGELIAHHFVNKTEYKDYAILYRGNHQSRVFEKMLMQNRIPYKISGGTSFFSRPEIKDLLAYLRVLTNPDDDSAFLRIVNTPKREIGPATLQKLGEWAMTRNKSMFTASFDMGLSQTLTGRGYDSLTRFTHWLGEVQRLAEREPVAAVRDLIHGIDYESWLYETSASPKAAEMRMKNVNQLFSWMTEMLEGSEIDEPMTLTQVVTRFTLRDMMERGESEEEVDQVQLMTLHASKGLEFPYVYLVGMEEGLLPHQSSIDEDNVDEERRLAYVGITRAQKELIFTLCKERRQYGELVRPEPSRFLMELPQDDLIWEQERKVITAEERMHKGQANVANIRAMLAKAKEKG, from the coding sequence ATGCGTTTAAACCCTGGACAACAACAAGCGGTCGAATTCGTCACTGGACCATGCCTGGTGCTGGCAGGGGCCGGTTCGGGTAAAACCCGCGTGATCACCAATAAAATCGCCCACCTGATCCGCGAGTGTGGCTATCAGGCACGGCATATTGCGGCGGTCACCTTTACCAACAAAGCGGCGCGCGAGATGAAAGAGCGTGTCGGGCAGACGCTGGGGCGTAAAGAGGCGCGCGGGCTGATGATTTCAACCTTCCACACCCTGGGGCTGGATATCATCAAACGCGAATACGCGGCGCTGGGGATGAAATCGAACTTTTCGCTTTTTGATGACACCGACCAGGTGGCGCTGCTGAAAGATCTGACCGAAGGGCTGATCGAAGATGATAAAGTCCTGCTGCAGCAGCTGATCTCAACGATCTCGAACTGGAAAAACGATCTGATGACGCCAGCCCAGGCGGCGGCGAGTGCGAAAGGCGAGCGGGATCGGATCTTCGCCCACTGCTACAGCCTGTACGATGCGCACATGAAAGCCTGTAACGTGCTGGATTTTGACGACCTTATTCTGCTGCCAACGCTGCTGCTTCAGCGCAATGAAGAGGTGCGGGAGCGTTGGCAGAACAAAATTCGCTACCTGCTGGTGGATGAGTATCAGGATACTAACACCAGCCAGTACGAGCTGGTGAAGCTGCTGGTAGGCCAGCGCGCGCGCTTTACCGTGGTCGGAGATGACGATCAGTCGATCTACTCCTGGCGCGGCGCGCGTCCGCAAAACCTGGTCCTGCTGAGCAAAGATTTCCCGGCGCTGCAGGTGATTAAGCTTGAGCAGAACTACCGCTCCTCCGGCCGCATTCTGAAGGCGGCTAACATCCTCATCGCCAATAACCCGCACGTGTTTGAGAAGCGACTGTTCTCCGAGCTGGGCTACGGTACCGAGCTAAAAGTCCTTAGCGCAAACAATGAAGAGCATGAAGCCGAGCGCGTCACGGGTGAGCTCATAGCCCACCACTTTGTGAATAAAACTGAGTATAAGGATTACGCGATCCTCTATCGCGGCAACCACCAGTCGCGCGTGTTTGAAAAGATGCTTATGCAAAACCGCATCCCGTACAAAATTTCTGGCGGCACCTCGTTCTTCTCGCGTCCTGAAATTAAAGACCTTCTGGCCTATCTGCGCGTGCTGACGAACCCGGATGATGACAGCGCGTTTTTACGTATCGTGAATACGCCAAAACGCGAGATTGGCCCGGCGACATTGCAAAAGCTGGGCGAATGGGCGATGACCCGCAACAAAAGTATGTTTACCGCCAGCTTCGATATGGGGCTGAGCCAGACGCTCACCGGGCGGGGTTATGATTCGTTAACCCGCTTTACCCACTGGCTGGGTGAAGTGCAGCGCCTGGCGGAACGCGAGCCCGTGGCGGCGGTGCGCGACCTTATTCACGGTATTGATTACGAATCCTGGCTTTATGAGACCTCTGCCAGCCCGAAAGCGGCCGAGATGCGCATGAAAAACGTCAACCAGCTCTTTAGCTGGATGACCGAAATGCTGGAAGGCTCCGAGATCGACGAACCCATGACCCTGACTCAGGTGGTCACCCGCTTTACGCTGCGCGATATGATGGAGCGCGGAGAGAGTGAAGAAGAGGTCGACCAGGTTCAGCTGATGACCCTGCATGCGTCAAAAGGGCTGGAGTTTCCGTACGTGTACCTGGTGGGGATGGAGGAGGGCCTGCTGCCACACCAGAGCAGCATTGATGAAGATAACGTCGACGAAGAGCGTCGTCTGGCCTATGTGGGCATTACCCGCGCTCAGAAAGAACTGATTTTCACGCTGTGCAAAGAGCGCCGACAGTACGGTGAACTGGTGCGCCCTGAGCCGAGCCGCTTTCTGATGGAACTGCCTCAGGATGATTTAATCTGGGAGCAGGAGCGTAAAGTCATTACTGCCGAAGAACGCATGCACAAAGGACAGGCAAACGTGGCGAATATTCGCGCCATGCTGGCTAAAGCCAAAGAGAAAGGATAA
- the ppiC gene encoding peptidylprolyl isomerase PpiC, whose protein sequence is MKKTAAALHILVKEEKLAQEILTKLARGISFDHLAKRYSKCPSGRNGGDLGEFKQGAMVGPFDQAVFSCPLVKPYGPVKTKFGYHIIKVLYRR, encoded by the coding sequence ATGAAAAAGACCGCCGCAGCCCTGCACATTCTGGTGAAAGAAGAGAAACTGGCTCAGGAGATCCTGACCAAGCTGGCGCGTGGCATCAGCTTCGATCATCTGGCGAAGCGCTACTCAAAGTGTCCGTCCGGGCGAAACGGCGGCGATTTGGGTGAATTTAAACAGGGAGCGATGGTTGGGCCCTTCGATCAGGCGGTCTTTAGCTGCCCGCTTGTGAAACCCTATGGTCCGGTAAAAACCAAATTTGGCTACCACATCATTAAGGTGCTGTATCGCCGCTAA
- the trxA gene encoding thioredoxin TrxA, with product MSDKIIHLTDDSFDTDVLKADGLILVDFWAEWCGPCKMIAPILDEIADEYQGKLTVAKLNIDQNPGTAPKYGIRGIPTLLLFKNGEVAATKVGALSKGQLKEFLDANLA from the coding sequence ATGAGCGATAAAATTATTCACCTGACTGACGACAGTTTTGACACGGACGTACTTAAAGCTGACGGGCTGATCCTCGTCGATTTCTGGGCTGAATGGTGTGGTCCTTGCAAAATGATCGCCCCGATTCTGGATGAGATCGCTGACGAATATCAGGGCAAACTGACCGTTGCCAAGCTGAACATCGACCAGAACCCGGGCACCGCGCCAAAATACGGTATCCGTGGCATCCCGACCCTGCTGCTGTTCAAAAACGGCGAAGTGGCGGCGACCAAAGTGGGCGCGCTGTCCAAAGGCCAACTGAAAGAGTTCCTGGACGCTAACCTGGCGTAA
- a CDS encoding rhodanese-like domain-containing protein, whose product MQEIMQFVSRHPVLSIAWIGLLAAVLFTTFKGLTSKIKVITRGEATRLINKEDAVVVDLRQRDDFRKGHIAGSINLLPAEIKANNLGELEKHKAQPIIVVDGTGMQAQESANALNKAGFENVTVLKEGISGWSGENLPLVRGK is encoded by the coding sequence ATGCAAGAAATTATGCAATTTGTTAGCCGTCACCCGGTTCTGAGCATCGCGTGGATTGGCCTGTTGGCCGCAGTGCTGTTCACCACCTTTAAGGGGCTGACGTCTAAAATTAAGGTGATCACCCGTGGTGAAGCGACGCGTTTGATCAACAAAGAAGATGCTGTCGTGGTCGATTTGCGTCAGCGCGATGATTTCCGCAAAGGTCATATTGCCGGTTCTATTAACCTGCTGCCTGCTGAGATCAAAGCGAACAACCTGGGTGAGCTGGAGAAGCACAAAGCCCAGCCGATTATCGTTGTTGACGGTACCGGCATGCAGGCGCAGGAATCTGCCAATGCGCTGAATAAAGCAGGCTTCGAAAACGTAACGGTACTGAAAGAAGGCATTTCCGGCTGGAGCGGGGAAAATCTTCCTTTGGTTCGCGGTAAATAA
- the rho gene encoding transcription termination factor Rho yields MNLTELKNTPVSELITLGENMGLENQARMRKQDIIFAILKQHAKSGEDIFGDGVLEILQDGFGFLRSADSSYLAGPDDIYVSPSQIRRFNLRTGDTISGKIRPPKEGERYFALLKVNEVNYDKPENSRNKILFENLTPLHANSRLRMERGNGSTEDLTARVLDLASPIGRGQRGLIVAPPKAGKTMLLQNIAQSIAYNHPDCVLMVLLIDERPEEVTEMQRLVKGEVVASTFDEPASRHVQVAEMVIEKAKRLVEHKKDVIILLDSITRLARAYNTVVPASGKVLTGGVDANALHRPKRFFGAARNVEEGGSLTIIATALIDTGSKMDEVIYEEFKGTGNMELHLSRKIAEKRVFPAIDYNRSGTRKEELLTTQEELQKMWILRKIIHPMGEIDAMEFLINKLAMTKTNDDFFDMMKRS; encoded by the coding sequence ATGAATCTTACCGAATTAAAGAATACGCCGGTTTCTGAGCTGATTACTCTCGGCGAAAATATGGGTCTGGAAAACCAGGCTCGTATGCGCAAGCAGGACATCATTTTCGCCATCCTGAAGCAGCACGCTAAGAGTGGCGAAGATATCTTTGGCGACGGTGTGCTGGAGATATTGCAAGACGGATTTGGTTTCCTCCGCTCTGCAGACAGCTCCTACCTCGCCGGCCCTGACGACATCTACGTATCCCCTAGCCAAATCCGCCGTTTCAACCTCCGCACTGGTGACACCATTTCAGGTAAGATTCGTCCTCCTAAAGAGGGTGAACGCTACTTTGCGCTGTTGAAAGTTAACGAAGTTAACTACGACAAGCCGGAGAACTCGCGCAATAAGATCCTCTTCGAGAACTTAACGCCGCTGCACGCGAACTCTCGCCTGCGCATGGAGCGTGGTAACGGTTCTACCGAAGACTTAACTGCACGTGTGCTGGACCTGGCTTCTCCAATTGGTCGTGGTCAACGTGGTCTGATTGTGGCGCCGCCAAAAGCGGGTAAAACCATGCTGCTGCAGAACATCGCGCAGAGCATCGCCTACAACCACCCAGACTGTGTGCTGATGGTACTGCTGATTGACGAACGTCCGGAAGAAGTGACCGAGATGCAGCGTCTGGTGAAAGGTGAAGTGGTTGCTTCTACCTTTGACGAACCGGCATCCCGTCACGTTCAGGTCGCGGAAATGGTTATCGAGAAGGCAAAACGCCTGGTTGAGCACAAGAAAGACGTGATCATCCTGCTCGACTCCATCACCCGTCTGGCGCGTGCGTACAACACCGTTGTCCCTGCGTCCGGCAAAGTACTGACCGGTGGTGTGGATGCTAACGCCCTGCACCGTCCAAAGCGCTTCTTCGGTGCGGCACGTAACGTGGAAGAGGGCGGCAGCCTGACCATCATCGCGACGGCGCTGATCGACACCGGCTCTAAAATGGACGAAGTTATCTACGAAGAGTTTAAAGGTACAGGCAACATGGAACTGCACCTTTCTCGTAAGATCGCAGAAAAACGCGTCTTCCCGGCTATCGACTACAACCGTTCCGGTACCCGTAAGGAAGAGCTGCTCACCACGCAGGAAGAGCTGCAGAAAATGTGGATCCTGCGCAAAATCATCCATCCAATGGGTGAAATTGATGCAATGGAATTCCTCATCAATAAACTGGCGATGACTAAAACTAACGACGATTTCTTCGACATGATGAAACGCTCGTAA
- the secB gene encoding protein-export chaperone SecB, translating to MSEQNNTEMSFQIQRIYTKDVSFEAPNAPHVFQKDWQPEVKLDLDTASTQLADDVYEVVLRVTVTASLGEETAFLCEVQQGGIFSVGGIEGNQLAHCLGAYCPNILFPYARECITSLVSRGTFPQLNLAPVNFDALFMNYLQQQSGEGAEQHQDA from the coding sequence ATGTCAGAACAAAACAACACCGAAATGAGTTTCCAGATCCAGCGCATCTACACCAAGGATGTCTCTTTCGAAGCGCCAAATGCACCACACGTTTTCCAGAAAGATTGGCAGCCAGAGGTTAAACTTGATCTGGATACCGCATCTACCCAACTGGCAGATGACGTGTATGAAGTCGTACTGCGTGTGACCGTTACCGCGTCTTTGGGCGAAGAAACTGCATTCCTGTGTGAAGTTCAGCAGGGCGGTATCTTCTCCGTTGGCGGTATCGAAGGTAACCAGTTGGCGCATTGCCTCGGTGCATACTGCCCGAACATCCTGTTCCCGTATGCGCGTGAATGCATCACCAGCCTGGTTTCTCGCGGTACATTCCCGCAGCTGAACCTTGCGCCAGTAAACTTTGATGCGCTGTTCATGAACTATCTGCAGCAGCAGTCTGGCGAAGGTGCCGAACAACATCAGGATGCCTGA
- the ppiC gene encoding peptidylprolyl isomerase PpiC, protein MAKTAAAVHILVKEEKLALDLLEQIKNGADFGKLAKKHSICPSGKRGGDLGEFRQGQMVPAFDKVVFSCPVLEPTGPLHTQFGYHIIKVLYRN, encoded by the coding sequence ATGGCAAAAACAGCAGCAGCAGTGCATATCCTTGTTAAAGAAGAGAAACTGGCGTTAGATCTTCTGGAACAAATTAAAAACGGTGCCGACTTCGGCAAGCTGGCGAAGAAGCACTCCATTTGCCCGTCAGGCAAACGCGGCGGTGACTTAGGCGAATTCCGCCAGGGCCAGATGGTCCCGGCGTTCGATAAAGTGGTGTTCTCCTGCCCGGTGCTGGAGCCAACTGGCCCGCTGCATACGCAGTTCGGCTACCACATCATCAAAGTGCTCTACCGCAACTAA
- the rhlB gene encoding ATP-dependent RNA helicase RhlB has product MSKTHLTEQKFSDFALHPKVIEALETKGFHNCTPIQALALPLTLAGRDVAGQAQTGTGKTMAFLTSTFHYLLSHPAIADRKVNQPRALIMAPTRELAVQIHADAEPLAQATGLKLGLAYGGDGYDKQLKVLESGVDILIGTTGRLIDYAKQNHINLGAIQVVVLDEADRMYDLGFIKDIRWLFRRMPVANQRLNMLFSATLSYRVRELAFEQMNNAEYVEVEPEQKTGHRIKEELFYPSNEEKMRLLQTLIEEEWPDRAIIFANTKHRCEDIWGHLAADGHRVGLLTGDVAQKKRLRILEEFTRGDLDILVATDVAARGLHIPAVTHVFNYDLPDDCEDYVHRIGRTGRAGASGHSISLACEEYALNLPAIETYIGHSIPQSKYNPEALLSELPPPKRLSRPRTGNGPRRSGPPRNRRRSG; this is encoded by the coding sequence ATGAGCAAAACACATTTAACAGAACAGAAGTTTTCCGACTTCGCCCTGCACCCAAAAGTCATCGAAGCCCTTGAAACTAAAGGCTTTCATAACTGCACGCCCATTCAGGCCCTCGCGCTGCCGCTGACGCTGGCCGGACGCGATGTTGCAGGGCAGGCGCAAACCGGTACTGGCAAAACGATGGCGTTTTTGACGTCAACGTTTCATTATTTACTCTCTCACCCAGCGATTGCAGACCGCAAAGTTAACCAGCCGCGCGCGCTAATTATGGCCCCGACGCGAGAACTGGCGGTACAGATCCACGCAGACGCTGAACCCCTGGCGCAGGCTACCGGCCTGAAGCTCGGCCTGGCCTATGGCGGCGACGGCTACGATAAACAGCTTAAAGTGCTGGAAAGCGGTGTGGATATCCTGATTGGTACCACCGGCCGTCTTATCGACTACGCTAAACAGAACCACATTAACCTCGGTGCCATCCAGGTGGTGGTGCTTGATGAAGCCGACCGCATGTACGATCTGGGCTTCATCAAAGACATCCGCTGGCTGTTCCGCCGCATGCCTGTGGCAAACCAGCGCCTGAACATGCTGTTCTCAGCAACCCTTTCTTATCGCGTACGTGAGCTGGCGTTCGAACAGATGAACAACGCCGAATACGTAGAAGTCGAACCCGAGCAGAAAACCGGTCACCGCATTAAAGAAGAGCTCTTCTATCCTTCTAACGAAGAGAAAATGCGCCTGCTGCAAACGCTGATCGAAGAAGAGTGGCCGGATCGCGCCATTATCTTCGCGAACACGAAACACCGCTGTGAAGATATCTGGGGCCATCTGGCTGCCGATGGCCACCGTGTTGGCCTGCTGACCGGCGACGTGGCACAGAAAAAACGCCTGCGCATTCTTGAAGAATTTACCCGTGGCGATCTGGATATTCTGGTCGCAACCGACGTCGCCGCACGCGGCCTGCACATTCCAGCCGTGACGCACGTCTTTAACTACGATCTGCCGGATGACTGTGAAGACTACGTACACCGCATCGGTCGTACCGGTCGCGCAGGCGCAAGCGGTCACTCGATTAGCCTTGCGTGTGAAGAGTATGCGCTGAATCTTCCAGCCATTGAGACCTACATCGGTCACTCTATTCCGCAGAGCAAATACAATCCGGAAGCGCTGTTAAGCGAATTGCCGCCGCCTAAGCGCCTTAGCCGCCCACGCACCGGTAATGGTCCGCGACGTTCCGGTCCGCCGCGCAATCGTCGTCGTTCAGGTTAA
- the grxC gene encoding glutaredoxin 3 — MANIEIYTKATCPFCHRAKALLNSKGVTFQELPIDGDAIKREEMIQRSGRTTVPQIFIDAQHIGGCDDLYALDARGGLDPLLR; from the coding sequence ATGGCCAATATTGAGATCTACACCAAAGCAACCTGCCCGTTCTGCCACCGCGCGAAAGCGCTGCTGAACAGCAAAGGCGTGACTTTCCAGGAACTGCCGATCGATGGTGATGCGATAAAACGCGAAGAGATGATCCAACGTAGTGGTCGCACGACGGTTCCGCAGATTTTTATTGATGCGCAGCACATTGGCGGCTGTGATGACTTGTATGCGCTCGACGCGCGTGGTGGACTCGATCCCCTGCTGCGCTAA
- the gpsA gene encoding NAD(P)H-dependent glycerol-3-phosphate dehydrogenase, whose protein sequence is MSTVNASMTVIGAGSYGTALAITLARNGHDVVLWGHDPKHIATLQHDRCNVAFLPDVPFPDSLYLESDLATALAASRNILIVVPSHVFGEVLRQIKPLMRPDARIVWATKGLEAETGRLLQDVAREALGDDIPLAVISGPTFAKELAAGLPTAISLASTDQAFSDDLQHLLHCGKSFRVYSNPDFIGVQLGGAVKNVIAIGAGMSDGIGFGANARTALITRGLTEMSRLGAALGADPATFMGMAGLGDLVLTCTDNQSRNRRFGMMLGQGSDVKGAQEKIGQVVEGYRNTKEVRELAHRFGVEMPITEEIYQVLYCGKNAREAALTLLGRARKDERSSN, encoded by the coding sequence ATGAGCACTGTTAATGCGTCAATGACTGTGATCGGTGCCGGCTCTTACGGCACCGCTCTTGCTATCACGCTGGCAAGAAATGGTCACGATGTGGTCCTGTGGGGCCACGATCCCAAACATATCGCGACGTTGCAACATGACCGCTGCAACGTGGCGTTTCTCCCGGACGTTCCGTTCCCGGACTCTCTGTACCTGGAAAGCGACCTCGCGACCGCGCTGGCGGCCAGCCGCAATATTCTGATTGTGGTGCCAAGCCATGTCTTTGGCGAAGTGCTGCGTCAGATTAAACCGCTGATGCGCCCTGATGCGCGCATTGTGTGGGCGACGAAAGGTCTTGAAGCGGAAACCGGACGCCTGCTGCAGGACGTTGCCCGTGAAGCGCTGGGGGACGATATCCCGCTTGCTGTGATCTCCGGGCCGACCTTTGCTAAAGAGCTCGCTGCTGGCCTGCCGACCGCGATTTCACTGGCTTCAACCGATCAGGCCTTCTCGGACGATCTTCAACACCTGCTGCACTGCGGCAAGAGCTTCCGCGTTTACAGCAACCCCGATTTTATCGGCGTGCAGCTGGGCGGCGCGGTGAAGAACGTGATTGCCATCGGTGCCGGAATGTCTGACGGCATTGGTTTTGGCGCGAACGCGCGAACTGCGCTGATCACCCGTGGCCTTACCGAGATGTCGCGCCTTGGCGCAGCGCTCGGCGCCGATCCGGCCACCTTTATGGGGATGGCGGGTCTGGGCGATCTGGTGCTGACCTGCACCGACAACCAGTCGCGCAACCGCCGCTTTGGCATGATGCTCGGACAGGGCAGCGATGTGAAAGGCGCGCAGGAGAAGATTGGTCAGGTGGTTGAAGGCTACCGCAATACTAAAGAAGTCCGCGAGTTGGCCCACCGTTTCGGTGTCGAAATGCCAATAACCGAGGAAATTTATCAGGTATTGTATTGCGGAAAAAATGCGCGCGAGGCAGCATTGACCTTATTAGGTCGTGCGCGCAAGGACGAGCGCAGCAGCAACTAG